One genomic region from Arthrobacter sp. FB24 encodes:
- a CDS encoding SDR family oxidoreductase has protein sequence MGLLDKKTAIVTGSSRGIGADVAKLLAAEGAAVVVNYRQKAPRANKVVAEIEADGGRAAAVGADLTTQEGVQALASAAMENFGSLDVLVLNASGGMESGMEEGYALKLNRDAQVNMLNAAVPLMREGSRVVFVTSHQAHFIDTVPTMPEYEPVARSKRAGEDALRALIPNLADKGISFVVVSGDMIEGTVTATLLDRSNPGAIEARRAEAGKLYSVAEFAAEIAKMVTADVETGHTEYAGGADYFGKSTGQAG, from the coding sequence ATGGGATTGCTGGACAAAAAGACTGCCATTGTGACCGGTTCGTCGAGGGGGATCGGTGCTGACGTCGCCAAGCTCCTCGCGGCTGAAGGTGCCGCCGTCGTAGTGAACTACCGCCAGAAGGCCCCGCGGGCCAACAAGGTTGTGGCTGAAATCGAGGCCGATGGCGGCCGTGCCGCAGCGGTCGGCGCCGACCTCACCACGCAGGAAGGTGTCCAGGCACTGGCCAGCGCGGCCATGGAGAACTTCGGCTCGCTCGACGTCCTGGTCCTCAATGCCTCCGGCGGCATGGAGTCGGGCATGGAAGAGGGCTACGCCCTGAAGCTGAACCGTGACGCCCAGGTCAACATGCTGAACGCAGCGGTGCCGCTGATGCGCGAAGGTTCCCGTGTAGTCTTCGTGACCAGCCACCAGGCCCACTTCATTGATACCGTGCCCACGATGCCGGAGTACGAACCGGTGGCACGCAGCAAGCGCGCGGGCGAGGACGCCCTGCGCGCCCTCATCCCGAACCTTGCGGACAAGGGCATTTCCTTCGTAGTGGTTTCCGGGGACATGATCGAAGGAACCGTCACCGCCACCCTGCTTGACCGGTCCAACCCGGGGGCCATCGAAGCCCGCAGGGCCGAAGCCGGCAAACTGTATTCAGTGGCGGAGTTCGCCGCGGAGATCGCCAAGATGGTCACTGCCGACGTCGAGACCGGCCACACCGAGTACGCCGGGGGAGCCGATTACTTCGGTAAGAGCACCGGCCAGGCCGGCTGA
- the serB gene encoding phosphoserine phosphatase SerB, which translates to MSSNVTAVSYGVKLSPSELEHLRSLLTGSGASFSAESRTGDHRFEVYTVDFSVESGTAAEIAALRHEVASAGFTGMDTAIVPASLREAPHKLLIMDVDSTLIQQEVIELLAAYAGKKEEVTAVTEAAMRGELDFAQSLHARVAVLAGLPADVVDSVRAEVQLSEGAADLVAAFQAGGHAVAVVSGGFNQILRPIAEDLGMDYWIANELEIVDGALTGKVLGAVIDRAAKEKYLREWAAAEGIPLEHTIAVGDGANDLDMLSAAGIGVAFNAKPAVRAAADAAVNLPYLDAVRHIAGV; encoded by the coding sequence ATGAGTTCGAACGTGACTGCGGTCAGCTACGGCGTCAAATTGTCCCCTTCGGAACTGGAGCACCTCCGGTCCCTGCTGACCGGATCAGGCGCTTCCTTCTCCGCCGAATCCCGCACCGGCGACCACCGTTTTGAGGTGTACACGGTGGATTTCTCCGTGGAATCCGGCACGGCTGCCGAGATCGCCGCGCTGCGCCATGAGGTGGCTTCTGCCGGTTTCACCGGAATGGACACCGCAATCGTCCCGGCGTCCCTCCGCGAGGCGCCCCACAAGTTGCTGATCATGGATGTTGATTCCACGCTGATCCAGCAGGAGGTCATTGAGCTCCTGGCTGCTTACGCCGGCAAGAAGGAGGAGGTCACGGCGGTCACCGAGGCGGCCATGCGCGGCGAACTCGACTTCGCCCAGAGCCTGCACGCGCGTGTGGCAGTCCTCGCCGGACTGCCGGCCGACGTCGTCGATTCCGTTCGGGCCGAGGTGCAACTCAGCGAAGGGGCCGCGGACCTCGTGGCGGCGTTCCAGGCGGGCGGCCACGCCGTTGCAGTCGTCTCGGGGGGCTTCAACCAGATCCTGCGCCCCATCGCGGAGGACCTCGGGATGGATTACTGGATCGCCAACGAACTGGAAATCGTCGACGGCGCGCTGACAGGCAAGGTTCTCGGCGCGGTGATCGACCGGGCGGCCAAGGAGAAGTACCTCCGCGAGTGGGCGGCGGCCGAGGGCATCCCCCTGGAGCACACCATCGCCGTGGGTGACGGTGCCAACGACCTGGACATGCTCAGTGCCGCCGGGATCGGCGTCGCCTTCAACGCGAAACCAGCCGTGCGCGCAGCCGCCGATGCGGCGGTCAACCTGCCCTACTTGGACGCCGTGCGGCACATCGCCGGGGTCTGA
- a CDS encoding ABC transporter ATP-binding protein, with translation MSDVLELDAVSVVRGKKTLLDKVDWQVNEGERWVILGPNGAGKTTLLQIAAARMHPSSGTAGILDEILGRVDVFELRPRIGLSSAALATQIPEHENVLNVVVTAAYGVTGRWREGYERDDERRAFRLLNDWGMGPLLNRTFATLSEGERKRVQIARALMTDPELLLLDEPAAGLDLGGREELVHKLGELAMDDAAPAMVLVTHHLEEVPPGFTHAMLLRDGAVVAAGPITEVLTAENLSETFGLDLDMTVNAGRYTAVARR, from the coding sequence ATGAGTGATGTTCTGGAATTGGACGCCGTCAGCGTTGTCCGAGGTAAAAAGACTCTGCTGGACAAGGTTGACTGGCAGGTCAACGAAGGCGAACGCTGGGTGATCCTCGGCCCCAACGGCGCCGGCAAAACCACTCTTCTCCAGATCGCAGCCGCCCGGATGCACCCGAGCAGCGGTACGGCAGGAATTCTTGACGAGATACTGGGCCGGGTTGACGTTTTCGAGTTGCGCCCCCGCATTGGCCTCTCTTCGGCCGCCCTCGCCACCCAGATTCCGGAACACGAGAATGTCCTGAACGTCGTGGTCACCGCGGCCTACGGCGTCACTGGCCGCTGGCGCGAGGGATACGAGCGTGATGACGAGCGGCGGGCTTTCCGCCTCCTCAACGACTGGGGGATGGGCCCGCTCCTGAACAGGACCTTCGCCACTCTGTCCGAAGGTGAGCGCAAACGGGTCCAGATTGCCCGCGCCCTCATGACTGATCCCGAGCTGTTGCTGCTCGATGAACCCGCGGCCGGCCTGGATCTGGGCGGCCGCGAGGAACTGGTCCACAAGCTCGGAGAGCTTGCCATGGACGATGCAGCACCCGCAATGGTCCTGGTGACCCACCACCTGGAGGAAGTTCCGCCGGGCTTCACGCACGCCATGCTGCTGCGCGACGGCGCAGTCGTGGCTGCGGGCCCCATCACCGAAGTCCTGACGGCCGAAAACCTCAGCGAGACATTCGGGCTTGACCTGGACATGACCGTCAACGCCGGCCGGTACACCGCCGTCGCCCGCCGCTAA
- a CDS encoding sulfite exporter TauE/SafE family protein — protein MDLLSSIFVSIAGLWAGTINAVVGSGTLVTFPVLIALGVTPVVASMSNAMGLVFGTAAGAFGYRRELKGRGRQLVRLLPASLLGGISGAWLLLHLPEKVFHYVAPFLIVLALLMVVFQPRLQAWVRNREENPEHAVKDKRHAVLLVVLVYLAGVYGGYFVAAQGILLVGILGVFLTGTIQNANAMKNILVLGVNLVAAISYLLFAFDRINWLVVLLIAVTSSVGGLIGAKVGRKLSPTVLRGVILVLGLVALGFMITNLLK, from the coding sequence TTGGATCTTCTCAGTAGCATTTTTGTGTCCATCGCCGGCCTCTGGGCCGGCACGATCAATGCCGTGGTGGGCTCCGGAACCCTCGTCACGTTCCCTGTGCTCATTGCCTTGGGGGTCACTCCCGTGGTCGCCTCCATGAGCAACGCCATGGGGCTCGTCTTCGGTACCGCGGCCGGAGCCTTCGGTTACCGCCGGGAACTGAAAGGACGCGGCCGGCAGTTGGTACGGCTCCTGCCGGCGTCCCTCCTTGGCGGCATATCCGGCGCCTGGCTGTTGCTGCACCTGCCGGAAAAGGTCTTCCACTACGTGGCGCCTTTCCTGATAGTGCTCGCCCTGCTGATGGTGGTGTTCCAGCCCCGCCTGCAGGCCTGGGTCCGTAACCGCGAGGAGAATCCGGAGCACGCCGTCAAGGACAAGCGGCACGCTGTCCTCCTGGTGGTGCTGGTTTATCTGGCAGGTGTTTACGGGGGCTACTTCGTGGCTGCCCAGGGAATCCTGCTGGTGGGCATCCTGGGTGTTTTCCTCACCGGCACCATTCAGAACGCCAACGCCATGAAGAACATCCTGGTGCTTGGAGTAAACCTGGTGGCTGCCATCTCCTACCTGCTTTTCGCGTTCGACCGGATCAACTGGCTCGTGGTGCTCCTCATTGCCGTCACCTCAAGCGTCGGCGGCCTCATCGGCGCCAAGGTGGGCCGCAAGCTTTCGCCCACAGTGCTCCGTGGCGTGATCCTCGTCCTGGGCCTCGTGGCCCTGGGCTTCATGATCACCAACCTGCTGAAATAA
- a CDS encoding TrmH family RNA methyltransferase: protein MTFHHLQSADDPRVSDYTRLTDVHLRKLREPAEGMYIAESSRVLRRALAAGHQPRSFFLAEKWLEDLDDVFEQFPDVPVYIGSAALLEDITGFHLHRGAMAAMQRPSPVPLPGLLANARRVAVLEDIVDHTNVGAIFRSAAALGVDAVLVSPRCGDPLYRRSVRVSMGTVFQVPWARLESWPGDLAVLREQGFTVAAMELTDDAVDVDELAARNLDKLALVLGTEGAGMSPETLSAVDLAVRIPMRAGVDSLNVAAASAVAFWELRPKD from the coding sequence GTGACTTTCCACCATCTCCAATCCGCTGACGATCCGCGGGTCTCCGACTACACCCGGCTGACGGACGTGCACCTCCGCAAGCTCCGGGAACCCGCTGAGGGCATGTACATCGCGGAATCGTCACGTGTGCTCCGGCGTGCCCTGGCGGCCGGGCACCAGCCACGGTCCTTCTTTCTTGCGGAGAAATGGCTCGAGGACCTCGACGACGTCTTCGAACAGTTCCCGGACGTTCCGGTCTATATAGGCAGCGCCGCCCTCCTGGAAGACATCACCGGATTCCACCTGCACCGCGGGGCCATGGCGGCCATGCAGCGTCCGTCGCCCGTGCCGCTGCCCGGGCTGCTGGCGAACGCCCGCCGGGTGGCTGTCCTCGAGGACATCGTGGACCACACGAATGTCGGTGCCATCTTCCGGTCGGCGGCCGCCCTGGGCGTGGACGCAGTTCTGGTTTCACCGCGGTGCGGCGACCCCCTGTACCGCCGCAGTGTCCGCGTGAGCATGGGCACGGTGTTCCAGGTCCCGTGGGCCCGCCTGGAGTCGTGGCCGGGCGACCTTGCCGTGCTTCGGGAACAGGGTTTCACGGTGGCGGCCATGGAGCTCACCGACGACGCCGTGGACGTCGACGAGCTGGCTGCCCGGAACCTGGACAAGCTAGCCCTGGTGCTGGGCACGGAAGGAGCGGGCATGAGCCCGGAGACGCTCTCGGCCGTGGACCTGGCGGTCAGGATTCCCATGCGGGCAGGAGTGGACTCGCTGAACGTCGCAGCCGCTTCCGCCGTTGCCTTCTGGGAACTGCGCCCGAAGGACTGA
- a CDS encoding type B 50S ribosomal protein L31, whose translation MKSNTHPKYEAVVFNDLASGVKFLTKSTVSSKKTIEWEDGNTYPVIDVEISSESHPFYTGKQRIMDSAGRVERFNARFKGFGGKK comes from the coding sequence ATGAAGTCCAATACCCACCCGAAGTACGAAGCTGTTGTATTCAACGACCTGGCTTCCGGCGTCAAGTTCCTGACCAAGTCCACCGTGTCTTCCAAGAAGACCATCGAGTGGGAAGACGGAAACACCTACCCGGTCATCGACGTCGAAATCTCCTCCGAGTCCCACCCGTTCTACACGGGCAAGCAGCGCATCATGGACTCTGCAGGCCGCGTCGAGCGCTTCAACGCTCGCTTCAAGGGCTTCGGCGGCAAGAAGTAA
- a CDS encoding lipoyl protein ligase domain-containing protein, which yields MTIPPFETRPADGTHDDGGRRHGEYKVPGGKLVVVDFDVEGGHFSHVSVSGDFFLEPDEALLDINRALTGLPETATAADISAAVTAALPEDAVLFGFSADAVSIAVRRALAKATGWGDHHWNVIAPSVLPTHVNVALDEVLTEEVGAGRRNPTLRFWDWEEPSVVIGSFQSVRNEVHPDGVARHGISVVRRISGGGAMFMEAGNCITYSLYLPQTLVDGISFADSYAFLDAWVMAALEKLGISAFYVPLNDIATEQGKIGGAAQKRLANGGMLHHVTMSYDIDAEKMVEVLRIGKEKLSDKGTTSAKKRVDPLRRQTGLARADIVEAMMDVFSGRYGATPSVLTEAELAAAHERVAAKFGTEEWLHRVP from the coding sequence ATGACAATTCCTCCTTTTGAGACCCGTCCGGCAGACGGCACGCACGACGACGGCGGCCGTCGCCACGGTGAGTACAAGGTTCCCGGCGGGAAGCTTGTGGTGGTGGATTTCGACGTCGAGGGCGGCCATTTCTCGCATGTTTCCGTTAGCGGCGACTTCTTCCTGGAACCCGATGAAGCGCTGCTCGACATCAACCGTGCCCTGACGGGCCTTCCGGAAACGGCCACGGCCGCGGATATCTCGGCCGCTGTGACCGCGGCCCTGCCCGAGGACGCCGTCCTTTTTGGTTTCTCCGCCGATGCCGTGTCCATCGCCGTCCGCCGCGCGCTGGCGAAGGCGACCGGCTGGGGGGACCACCACTGGAACGTCATTGCTCCGTCCGTGTTGCCAACGCACGTCAATGTCGCCCTGGACGAGGTCCTCACCGAGGAAGTGGGCGCAGGGCGCCGCAATCCCACGCTGCGCTTCTGGGACTGGGAGGAGCCGTCCGTGGTAATCGGAAGTTTCCAGTCAGTCCGGAATGAGGTCCACCCCGACGGCGTGGCACGCCATGGCATCAGCGTGGTCCGCCGCATCAGCGGCGGGGGAGCCATGTTCATGGAAGCAGGCAACTGCATCACCTACTCCTTGTACCTGCCGCAGACCCTGGTGGACGGCATCAGCTTTGCCGATTCCTACGCGTTCCTGGACGCCTGGGTCATGGCTGCGCTGGAGAAACTGGGCATCAGCGCCTTCTATGTCCCGCTCAACGACATCGCCACGGAGCAGGGCAAGATCGGCGGTGCGGCCCAGAAGCGCCTCGCAAACGGCGGCATGCTGCACCACGTCACCATGAGCTATGACATCGACGCCGAGAAGATGGTGGAAGTACTGCGGATCGGCAAGGAAAAGCTCTCGGATAAAGGCACCACCAGTGCCAAGAAGCGGGTGGATCCGCTGCGCCGTCAGACCGGCCTGGCCCGGGCTGACATCGTGGAGGCCATGATGGATGTCTTCAGCGGCCGGTACGGCGCCACGCCCTCAGTCCTGACGGAGGCCGAACTTGCCGCCGCCCATGAGCGCGTGGCGGCCAAGTTCGGCACCGAGGAGTGGCTGCACCGGGTGCCGTAG